Below is a window of Streptomyces sp. NBC_00223 DNA.
AGCGGGGCCACCGCCGGATGCCGCAGCCGCCCGGCCGGCCGGCCCCCCGCTGAAGGGGCGCCGGCCGGCGGGCGCGGAGCGTCGTACGGTGTCATGCGGGCTCGCTCAGCCACGCAGCGGACGGCCCTGGGCGTCCTTCTGGTCGTTGCCGGCGAGCAGCATGATGCCGTCGATCAGCGCCCAGATGCCGCAGCCGCCACAGGTGAAGAGCTGGCCGAGCGCGATGCCCGTGTGCCCGGTGTAGAAACGGCCGACGCCGAAGCCGCCGAGCAGCAACTGCAGTACGCCCGCGACGACCTTCGACTTCTCCGAGTACGGCCGCCCGTAAGGGTCGTAGCCGTAAGGCGCGTTCGGGTCACCGGTGTACGCGCCGCCACCGGGCGGCGGCGGGTAGGCACCGGCCGGCTGCTGCGGGTAGCCGTACCCCGGCGGCTGGCTGCCCTGCTGCGGGTAGCCGTACCCGGGCTGCTGACCCTGCTGACCGTACGGGTTCTGCTCGTGCGGCGGATTCTGGCCATACGGATTCTCGCCATACGGTTTCTCGCCGTACGGATTCTGGTCGGACAAGGCCGTCCCCCCTGCGCTGCGCTTGCTGTCGTTTCCGGCCATCCTCGCAGCCGCGGCGGGCCCGCGTCCCTCCCGGGGGCCGGTCGGCCAGTGTTCATCCCTGGTTCGCCCGCCCGTCGTACGGGACTGGCAGCGTCCGGAGCCTCACTCGGAGGAGGTTCTGTGGAGCCAGTGCCCGCGCTCTTCGCCGGTACGGTGTTCGGCTGCTTCGGCGCCGCGCTGCTGCTGTGGACGGCGGCCCGGCTGCGGCAGCGCCGTCCGGTCACCGTCGGGGGCGGACCGCACACGGCGGTGGTGTCCGCCGTGTGCGCGGTGGCCGCCCTCGGCGTCGGGATCTGGTGCCTCACCCAGGTCTGAGCGCCGGACCCGAGGACCGCGGCGGCCCGGGAGGCCGGCCCAGGACGCCGCCGACGCCCCGGCCCCAGCGAGCCGCGACGACCGCGCCCGGTCACCCCGCCGGGACCTGATCCGGAATCGCCCTCGCCGACCCGGCCGCGCTTCTCCGACCAGTTCGGGCGCGCCGAGAAGTCCCGCAGCCGCGGAACCGGAGGCAGCGGCCCCGGCCCGCCCGTCGTCCTGGGGCCCGCCGAGTCGTACGGCGGCTCCGCCGACGCCGCGAGGACCCGGGAGAAGGATCCGTTTTCCTGTTCGCGCTTCCGCTGTGAACACCCGCCGGTCCGGCCGTCCACGGCTCGTCGCGCCGGATTTCGGGCGCGATCTTCCGGGGGGACGTAGCCTTCTTGAGGACCCCGACGGTGTGGATAGAACGTACATCGGGTTACCGTTCGAGTGGCGTTGTGGACTTTTCCCGTTTGACACGGGCCCAGGAGGTACGGTCACACTCCGCAGCGACACCCCTTCGACCCGGAGAGAAGAGCGAAGTTGTCCCCGACCCGCGAGACCGCACACAGCGGCCGCCGACTCGTCATCGTCGAGTCGCCTGCCAAGGCGAAGACGATCAAGGGCTATCTCGGCCCGGGATATGTCGTCGAGGCCAGCGTCGGGCACATCCGCGACCTCCCCAACGGGGCCGCCGAAGTGCCGGCGGAGTACAAGGGCCAGCCCTGGGCACGGCTCGGCGTCAATGTGGACAGCGATTTCCAGCCCATCTACGTGGTGAACGCCGACAAGAAGGCACAGGTCAAGAAGCTCAAGGATCTCCTCAAGGACTCCGACGAACTATTCCTCGCGACCGATGAGGACCGCGAGGGCGAGGCCATCGCCTGGCATTTGCAGGAAATCCTCAAGCCCAAGGTCCCGGTGCACCGGATGGTGTTCCACGAGATCACCAAGGACGCGATCCAGGAAGCCGTCCGCAATCCCCGCGAGCTGAACCAGCGACTGGTCGACGCCCAGGAGACCCGCCGCATCCTCGACCGCCTCTATGGCTACGAGGTCTCGCCGGTGCTGTGGAAGAAGGTCATGCCCCGGCTGTCCGCCGGACGGGTGCAGTCCGTCGCGACCCGGCTGGTCGTCGAGCGGGAGCGCGAGCGGATGGCCTTCCGCACCGCCTCGTACTGGGACCTGACCGGCACTTTCGCCACCGGGCGTACCGGCGATGCCTCCGACCCCTCGACGGTCGTCGCCCGCCTGGTCGCCGTGGACGGCCGCCGGGTCGCCCAGGGCCGTGACTTCGACGCCTCGACGGGCGCGCTCAAGGGCGGCGCCACCGTGCTGCACCTGGACGAGTCCGCCGCCAGGGCGCTGGCCGCAGCGCTCGCCGAGTCGCAGTTCTCGGTGCGCGGTGTCGAGTCCAAGCCGTACCGCCGCTCGCCGTACGCGCCCTTCCGGACCACCACCCTCCAGCAGGAGGCGTCGCGCAAGCTGGGCTTCGGCGCAAAGGCGACGATGCAGGTGGCGCAGAAGCTGTACGAGAACGGCTTCATCACCTACATGCGTACGGACTCCACCACGCTCTCGGAGACCGCGATCAAGGCCGCCCGCGCCCAGGTCACCCAGCTCTACGGCGCCGACTACCTGCCGGACAAGCCCCGGGTGCACGCCGGCAAGGTCAAGAACGCGCAGGAGGCCCACGAGGCGATCCGCCCCTCCGGCGACCGCTTCCGCACCCCCGCCGAGACCGGTCTGACCGGCGACCAGTTCCGGCTCTACGAGCTGATCTGGATGCGGACCGTCGCCTCCCAGATGAAGGACGCGGTCGGCCAGTCCGTCACCGTCCGGGTCGGCGGCACTTCCGCCGACGGCCGCGACGCCGAGTTCTCGGCCGGCGGCAAGATCATCACCTTCCACGGCTTCCTCAAGGCGTACGTCGAAGGCGCCGACGACCCGAACGCCGAGCTGGACGACCGCGAGCGCCGGCTGCCGCAGGTCTCCGAGGGCGACCCGCTGACCGCCGAGGCGATCACCGCCGACGGCCACTCCACCAAGCCGCCCGCCCGCTACACCGAGGCGTCGCTGGTCAAGGAGCTGGAGGAGCGCGAGATCGGCCGCCCGTCGACGTACGCGTCGATCATCGGCACGATCCTCGACCGCGGCTACGTCTTCAAGAAGGGCACCGCGCTCGTCCCGTCCTTCCTCTCCTTCGCGGTCGTCAACCTGCTGGAGAAGCACTTCGGTCGCCTGGTCGACTACGACTTCACCGCTTCGATGGAGGACGACCTCGACCGCATCGCCCGCGGCGAGGCCCAGGCTGTGCCGTGGCTGCGCCGCTTCTACTTCGGCGCCGACCCCGGCGACACCTCCGCGCCCGCGCCAGCCGCGGCGACGGCGGCCGACGCGGGCAACGGCGACGGGGACCACCTCGGTGGCCTCAAGGAACTGGTCGAGGACCTCGGCGCCATCGACGCCCGCGAGATCTCGTCCTTCCCCGTCGGCGAGGGCATCACCTTGCGCGTCGGCCGTTACGGGCCCTACATCGAGCGCGGCGAGAAGGGCGAGGAGGGTCACCAGCGCGCGGACGTCCCCGAGGACCTGCCGCCGGACGAGCTGAGCGTCCCGTACGCCGAGGAGCTGTTCGCCAAGCCCAGCGGCGACTTCGAACTCGGTGTCGACCCGG
It encodes the following:
- the topA gene encoding type I DNA topoisomerase, translated to MSPTRETAHSGRRLVIVESPAKAKTIKGYLGPGYVVEASVGHIRDLPNGAAEVPAEYKGQPWARLGVNVDSDFQPIYVVNADKKAQVKKLKDLLKDSDELFLATDEDREGEAIAWHLQEILKPKVPVHRMVFHEITKDAIQEAVRNPRELNQRLVDAQETRRILDRLYGYEVSPVLWKKVMPRLSAGRVQSVATRLVVERERERMAFRTASYWDLTGTFATGRTGDASDPSTVVARLVAVDGRRVAQGRDFDASTGALKGGATVLHLDESAARALAAALAESQFSVRGVESKPYRRSPYAPFRTTTLQQEASRKLGFGAKATMQVAQKLYENGFITYMRTDSTTLSETAIKAARAQVTQLYGADYLPDKPRVHAGKVKNAQEAHEAIRPSGDRFRTPAETGLTGDQFRLYELIWMRTVASQMKDAVGQSVTVRVGGTSADGRDAEFSAGGKIITFHGFLKAYVEGADDPNAELDDRERRLPQVSEGDPLTAEAITADGHSTKPPARYTEASLVKELEEREIGRPSTYASIIGTILDRGYVFKKGTALVPSFLSFAVVNLLEKHFGRLVDYDFTASMEDDLDRIARGEAQAVPWLRRFYFGADPGDTSAPAPAAATAADAGNGDGDHLGGLKELVEDLGAIDAREISSFPVGEGITLRVGRYGPYIERGEKGEEGHQRADVPEDLPPDELSVPYAEELFAKPSGDFELGVDPATGRPIVAKDGRYGPYVTEILPEDTPKTGKNAVKPRTASLLKSMALDTVTLEDALRLMSLPRVVGTDAEGVEITAQNGRYGPYLKKGTDSRSLESEEQLFTVTLDEALAIYAQPKARGRAAAKPPLKELGTDPVSERPVVVKDGRFGPYVTDGETNATLRREDDVETITPDRGYELLAEKRAKTPAKKTAKKAPAKKAAPAKKAPAKKATTKKTAAKKTPSKKTPTSAE
- a CDS encoding TM2 domain-containing protein translates to MSDQNPYGEKPYGENPYGQNPPHEQNPYGQQGQQPGYGYPQQGSQPPGYGYPQQPAGAYPPPPGGGAYTGDPNAPYGYDPYGRPYSEKSKVVAGVLQLLLGGFGVGRFYTGHTGIALGQLFTCGGCGIWALIDGIMLLAGNDQKDAQGRPLRG